Proteins from a genomic interval of Anatilimnocola floriformis:
- a CDS encoding Gfo/Idh/MocA family protein gives MSGKKWNVAMIGLGFGAEFIPIYQAHPNANVYAICQRNTEKMNVVGDRFKIEKRYTSYDDVLKDPNVDFVHINSPIPDHASMSLAALKAGKHVMCTVPMATTIEDCKAIVEMVKKTGLKYMMAETVVYAREYLFIKEMYQKGELGKIQHLAASHPQDMDGWPDYWERMIPMHYATHVVSPCLGLVDGKAEYVSCFGSGAVRDDIAKKSGNKFAVESCHIKVKDQDVVAHIWRFLYDVARQYRESFDVYGTKKSFEWTLVEGEPHVLHTAKKPEHEIASKIEVTDFAHLLPEPIRKFTKSIQDADHLSFIQGGGHGGSHPHLVHEMISALSENRDPRPNAVTAANWTCVGICAHESALKGGEIVRLPEFTLG, from the coding sequence ATGAGCGGCAAAAAGTGGAATGTGGCCATGATCGGACTCGGCTTTGGCGCCGAGTTCATTCCGATTTATCAAGCCCATCCGAATGCGAACGTCTACGCCATCTGCCAGCGCAACACGGAGAAGATGAACGTCGTCGGCGATCGCTTCAAAATCGAGAAGCGGTACACCAGCTACGACGACGTGCTGAAGGATCCGAATGTCGACTTCGTCCACATCAACAGCCCGATTCCCGATCACGCGTCGATGAGCCTCGCCGCGCTGAAGGCCGGTAAGCACGTGATGTGCACGGTGCCGATGGCGACGACGATTGAAGATTGCAAAGCGATTGTCGAGATGGTGAAGAAGACCGGCCTCAAGTACATGATGGCCGAGACGGTCGTCTATGCCCGCGAATATCTGTTCATCAAGGAGATGTATCAGAAGGGTGAGCTCGGCAAGATTCAGCACCTCGCGGCGTCGCACCCGCAAGATATGGACGGCTGGCCAGATTATTGGGAACGGATGATTCCGATGCACTACGCCACGCACGTGGTGAGCCCTTGCCTCGGCTTGGTCGATGGCAAAGCCGAGTACGTCAGCTGCTTCGGCAGCGGCGCCGTGCGCGACGATATCGCGAAGAAATCGGGCAACAAGTTCGCCGTCGAGAGCTGCCACATCAAGGTGAAGGATCAGGACGTGGTCGCGCACATCTGGCGGTTTCTGTACGACGTCGCGCGGCAGTATCGCGAGAGCTTTGATGTCTATGGCACCAAAAAGTCCTTCGAGTGGACGCTCGTCGAAGGGGAGCCGCACGTGCTGCACACGGCGAAGAAGCCGGAGCACGAGATTGCCTCGAAGATCGAAGTGACGGACTTTGCACACCTGCTGCCCGAGCCGATTCGGAAGTTTACGAAGAGCATTCAAGATGCCGATCACCTGTCGTTCATCCAGGGCGGCGGCCACGGCGGTTCGCACCCGCACCTGGTGCATGAGATGATCTCGGCGCTGTCGGAGAATCGCGATCCTCGGCCCAATGCGGTGACGGCCGCCAACTGGACCTGCGTTGGCATCTGCGCTCACGAGTCGGCGCTGAAGGGTGGCGAGATCGTACGGTTGCCGGAGTTTACGCTGGGTTAG
- a CDS encoding PVC-type heme-binding CxxCH protein: MHRLLSLVLFVSFLSASALQAAEPARLKLLFLGDRGHHQPEARFKQIMPVLKERGIDLTYTEKMSDLNEKTLSEYAGLVIYANTTEISPEQEKALLDYVEGGKGLIPLHCASYCFLNSPKYIALVGAQFKRHGTGTFRTTLADEDHPLLRGFGGFESWDETYVHEKHNTTDRTVLEYREDKEGKEPWTWVRTQGKGRVFYTAWGHDQRTFGNPGFHNLLERGIRWAVKDNLDAVPAFVDRPKMTEVAKNVKPFEYEPADVPFYPPNRGAGANPNANWQMQKPVSPEESMKHLVTPEGFHVELFVAEPELQGKPICMNWDERGRLWVSETVDYPNEMQRKGEGRDRIRICEDTDGDGRADKFTVFADKLSIPTSLVFCRGGVIVHQAPDTLFLKDEDGDDKCDTRKVLFTGWSTGDTHAGPSNLRYGLDNWYYGQVGYAGFQGEVAGQQQSFKQGFYRFKVGAEKGDVKVTEFEFLRNTNNNSWGVGITEDGILLGSTANGNPSVYMPIANRCYERVRGWNSSVLGTIAESDRFYPITDKIREVDHHGSFTAAAGHAVYTARTYPREYWNSTAFVTDPTGHLAATFVLKRNGADFSSKNSWNLLASDDEWTAPIMAEVGPDGHVWVIDWYNYIVQHNPTPAGFKNGRGNAYETNLRDKKHGRIYRVVYTKAEKEKPLTLKDASPETLVKTLSNDNMFWRLHAQRLLVEQNGTANTEQLHALVKADEAISPETRQHAIWALQALTTRDERAKFAATLGMALHNSAPGVRRNAALAFVADAARTGMDEGSYIDLMISSKVLQDPDGQVRLAAFLALADRQPSPEVADRILAAIQNSETLRDRWLLDAVTAAAAKNDEHFLAAALSRTAKGDFAQSLVRERIALVAQHFARGDSAGDKVGEVVSNCIMAQPEVVSAVLNGLEKGWPRAKKASLNDNQELALAHLLKVIPATEQSTVISLARKLGSEKLDKFAAEIAATLLSTVQNDKIEDAARVTAAKQLVEFRKNDSAAAAALLSLISPRISPQLAQGLIEAAAKSESAETGAALLDAMKRVTPGNRASVVNAIVSRSEWTKTMLDAAERAEFALTELNLDQKQSLAAHPDRGLRDRAKKLLEAGGGLPNADRQKVIDELFDITKTTGDAAAGKIAFKKVCAKCHTHSGEGNKVGPDLTGMAVHPKKELIIHLLDPSRSVEGNYRAYTVLIDDGRVLTGLLASESKTAVEIIDAEGKKHAVQREQIEELAQSQKSLMPEGFEKQLTKVELTDILEFLTQRGKFMPIPLDKVASIVSTKGMFYDEKAAQERLAFDDWSPKTFEGVPFQLVDPKGDQVPNAILFYGPNGKYPPTMPKSVTLPCNSPAKQIHLLSGVAGWAAPYNAKETTSLIVRLRYEDGSREDHPLQNGVHFADYIRRVDVPGSKFAFQLRNSQLRYIAVTPKKPDTIATIELVKGNDETAPVVMAVTVETLTK, translated from the coding sequence ATGCATCGCCTCCTCTCCCTCGTATTATTCGTTTCGTTCTTGAGCGCCTCGGCACTTCAGGCCGCCGAACCGGCGCGTCTCAAGCTCCTCTTCCTCGGCGATCGCGGGCATCATCAGCCCGAGGCTCGCTTCAAGCAGATCATGCCCGTGCTGAAAGAGCGCGGCATTGATCTGACGTATACCGAGAAGATGAGCGATCTCAACGAAAAGACGCTCAGCGAATACGCGGGCCTGGTGATCTACGCCAACACGACCGAGATTTCGCCCGAGCAAGAAAAAGCGTTGCTCGATTATGTCGAAGGTGGCAAGGGGCTGATTCCGCTCCACTGCGCTTCGTACTGCTTTTTGAATTCGCCGAAGTACATCGCGCTCGTCGGCGCTCAATTCAAACGGCACGGCACGGGCACGTTTCGCACGACGCTGGCCGACGAAGATCATCCGCTGCTGCGCGGCTTTGGTGGTTTTGAAAGTTGGGATGAAACGTACGTCCACGAGAAGCACAACACGACCGATCGGACGGTGCTGGAGTATCGCGAAGACAAAGAGGGCAAAGAGCCGTGGACTTGGGTTCGCACGCAAGGCAAGGGGCGCGTGTTTTATACCGCGTGGGGCCACGATCAACGCACGTTCGGTAACCCGGGCTTTCACAACTTGCTGGAGCGCGGCATTCGTTGGGCGGTGAAAGACAACCTCGATGCGGTTCCGGCATTTGTCGATCGGCCGAAGATGACCGAGGTGGCGAAAAATGTGAAACCCTTCGAGTACGAACCCGCCGACGTGCCGTTCTACCCGCCAAATCGCGGCGCGGGTGCGAATCCGAACGCGAATTGGCAGATGCAAAAGCCGGTCTCGCCGGAAGAATCGATGAAGCATCTCGTCACGCCAGAGGGTTTTCATGTCGAGCTGTTCGTGGCTGAGCCGGAGCTGCAAGGCAAGCCGATCTGCATGAACTGGGACGAGCGAGGCCGACTGTGGGTGAGTGAGACGGTCGACTATCCGAACGAAATGCAACGGAAGGGCGAAGGCCGCGACCGCATTCGGATTTGCGAAGACACCGATGGCGACGGCCGGGCCGATAAGTTCACGGTGTTTGCCGACAAGTTGAGTATTCCGACGAGCCTCGTCTTTTGCCGCGGCGGTGTGATTGTTCATCAAGCGCCGGACACACTCTTCCTCAAGGATGAAGACGGCGACGACAAATGCGACACGCGCAAAGTCCTCTTCACTGGTTGGTCGACGGGCGACACGCACGCCGGGCCGAGCAACTTGCGCTACGGCCTCGATAACTGGTACTACGGCCAAGTCGGTTACGCGGGTTTTCAAGGTGAAGTTGCGGGGCAACAACAGTCGTTCAAGCAAGGCTTCTACCGCTTTAAAGTCGGCGCGGAAAAAGGCGACGTGAAGGTCACCGAGTTCGAATTCCTCCGCAACACGAACAACAACAGCTGGGGTGTCGGCATTACCGAGGACGGCATCCTGCTCGGCAGCACCGCCAACGGCAACCCGAGCGTCTACATGCCGATTGCCAATCGTTGCTACGAACGCGTCCGCGGCTGGAACAGCAGCGTGCTCGGCACGATCGCCGAGAGCGACCGCTTTTATCCGATCACCGACAAGATTCGCGAGGTCGATCATCACGGCAGCTTCACCGCCGCCGCCGGCCACGCGGTTTACACGGCTCGCACGTATCCGCGCGAGTATTGGAACAGCACCGCGTTCGTCACCGATCCCACGGGTCACCTGGCAGCCACATTTGTGCTGAAACGCAACGGCGCCGATTTCAGCAGCAAGAACAGTTGGAACCTGCTCGCCAGCGACGACGAATGGACCGCCCCGATCATGGCCGAGGTCGGCCCCGACGGTCATGTGTGGGTGATCGATTGGTACAACTACATCGTTCAGCACAACCCGACGCCGGCCGGTTTTAAGAACGGCCGAGGCAATGCGTACGAAACGAACCTACGCGATAAGAAACACGGCCGCATCTATCGCGTCGTTTATACGAAGGCGGAAAAAGAAAAGCCGCTAACGCTGAAAGATGCTTCGCCGGAAACGCTGGTGAAGACGTTGTCGAATGACAATATGTTCTGGCGGTTGCATGCGCAGCGGTTGCTAGTGGAGCAAAATGGCACGGCGAACACGGAGCAACTTCATGCACTGGTGAAGGCGGATGAGGCTATTTCGCCAGAGACGCGACAGCATGCGATTTGGGCCCTGCAGGCTCTGACCACGCGCGACGAACGGGCGAAGTTTGCAGCCACACTCGGGATGGCTTTACACAACTCAGCGCCCGGTGTGCGTCGTAATGCGGCACTGGCTTTTGTCGCCGATGCTGCCCGCACTGGCATGGACGAAGGGTCGTACATTGACCTGATGATCAGCTCAAAAGTCTTGCAGGATCCGGATGGCCAAGTTCGCCTGGCTGCGTTTCTTGCGCTCGCGGATCGACAGCCGTCGCCAGAGGTGGCCGACAGAATTCTGGCCGCGATTCAAAACTCCGAGACCTTGCGCGATCGCTGGCTGCTCGACGCAGTGACGGCCGCCGCTGCGAAAAATGACGAACACTTCCTTGCCGCCGCCCTTTCCCGAACTGCCAAGGGAGACTTCGCCCAGTCGCTGGTCCGCGAGCGAATCGCGCTCGTCGCGCAACACTTCGCCCGTGGGGATTCGGCAGGCGATAAGGTCGGTGAAGTGGTCTCCAACTGCATCATGGCTCAGCCCGAGGTGGTCTCTGCCGTTCTCAATGGGCTGGAGAAGGGTTGGCCGCGCGCGAAGAAGGCAAGCCTGAACGACAATCAAGAACTGGCGCTGGCGCATCTGCTCAAAGTGATCCCCGCCACCGAGCAATCGACCGTCATCAGCCTCGCCCGCAAACTCGGCAGCGAAAAGCTCGACAAGTTCGCCGCAGAAATTGCCGCGACACTCCTTTCGACAGTGCAGAACGACAAAATCGAAGATGCGGCGCGGGTGACTGCGGCGAAGCAACTCGTGGAATTTCGCAAGAATGATTCTGCCGCGGCCGCAGCACTGCTGAGTCTCATTTCGCCGCGGATTTCTCCGCAGCTCGCGCAAGGACTGATCGAAGCCGCCGCGAAAAGTGAATCAGCCGAAACCGGCGCGGCGTTGCTCGACGCGATGAAGCGCGTCACACCTGGCAATCGTGCGAGCGTGGTGAATGCAATCGTCTCGCGCAGCGAATGGACAAAGACGATGCTCGATGCTGCCGAGAGGGCCGAGTTCGCGCTTACTGAATTGAATCTCGATCAAAAGCAGTCCCTCGCCGCGCATCCCGATCGCGGCTTGCGTGATCGTGCGAAGAAATTGCTCGAAGCCGGTGGCGGTTTGCCCAATGCCGATCGGCAGAAGGTGATCGACGAGCTGTTCGACATTACGAAGACCACCGGCGATGCAGCCGCGGGCAAAATCGCGTTCAAGAAGGTCTGCGCCAAGTGCCACACGCACAGCGGCGAAGGAAACAAGGTCGGCCCCGATCTCACCGGCATGGCCGTGCATCCCAAGAAGGAACTCATCATCCACCTGCTCGATCCGAGTCGCAGCGTGGAAGGGAACTACCGGGCATATACGGTGCTGATCGACGACGGCCGGGTGCTGACCGGGCTGCTCGCTTCCGAAAGCAAGACCGCCGTCGAGATCATCGACGCCGAAGGTAAGAAGCACGCCGTGCAGCGCGAGCAGATCGAAGAGCTCGCGCAGTCGCAAAAATCGCTGATGCCCGAAGGCTTTGAAAAGCAACTCACGAAGGTCGAGCTGACCGATATCCTCGAGTTCCTCACGCAGCGCGGCAAATTCATGCCGATTCCGCTCGATAAAGTGGCCTCGATCGTTTCGACCAAAGGCATGTTCTACGACGAGAAGGCCGCGCAGGAACGGCTGGCCTTTGACGATTGGTCGCCGAAGACGTTTGAAGGTGTCCCCTTCCAACTGGTCGATCCCAAGGGAGACCAGGTTCCGAACGCGATCCTGTTCTACGGCCCGAACGGAAAATATCCGCCGACGATGCCGAAGAGCGTGACGCTGCCGTGCAACTCGCCCGCAAAGCAGATTCACCTGCTGAGCGGCGTGGCGGGCTGGGCGGCGCCCTACAACGCGAAGGAGACGACCAGCCTGATCGTCCGCCTCCGCTACGAAGACGGCAGCCGCGAGGATCACCCGCTGCAGAACGGCGTGCACTTCGCCGACTACATCCGCCGTGTCGATGTCCCCGGCAGCAAGTTTGCGTTTCAACTCCGCAACTCACAGCTGCGTTACATTGCCGTCACGCCCAAGAAGCCCGATACGATCGCGACGATCGAACTTGTGAAGGGGAACGACGAAACCGCCCCGGTGGTGATGGCCGTGACGGTGGAAACGTTGACGAAGTGA
- a CDS encoding CHAT domain-containing protein, producing MKLQQLYRTLAVCLMLAFAVPCLAQSQLDDDTYNEILAATLAANDNGRYKEAERYALQLKANDERFDPKNFAWRIFLGLAIKNQGRYDEARPLLESYVELCKKNHGEEIRTVEGLMTLGGLYIEMDLTDEAAPVLEEAVKMGVRKLGPDNETTLDAQTNLASVYQKTGEWDRAVTLFRDTINRQHRIGSRNLERMIPICNLTLLYQYQGRYEQAESIARYGLTVVKALGLPTKHPKTIMLLERLAMTYQVQHRYEEARPILEEALKAADSLLGADHPDTGSICANLSVCYTELKETAKARELLKRAIDIYSGVYGAEHARLCPMIYALAWDLVDDGDYPEAEKVARRGLAIAEKASNGEKRLAAQLRTLLADILFLQDKVDQSEAELKRALSDLTERGTDLTRRHDLMRTQARILWKRGDKQGAIRELKAAIELVDSSRASAGGSEVERAAYYSKFTLTHEILLQWQAELGDVPEAFKTFERARARTFQESIDQAGVDLWAGRSAEDKAREQQQQVELNSKVSKLQTEWLEFPAATDKEERAVTEERQQLANNLLDARDELYNFERDLRNASQAYRQLISTQPKVQELAEVQKKLVQEKTLLLSYFIGEHNSYVLAVTPTNARLLELKVSAQDAAVLALKVGPLTRDNLKKVLLGDDKSAVLPRIAKNVPLGDVEPKLHSLWQVLVPEQLRAEVTGGGLDKLIVVPDGPLSLLPLEALIVDRSAGIVYLLDVAPPIEYGPSAAVLMTLTDRPTVPPKKISVLTLGNPTYTRAPANALAETGRAAVIRSSLRPLPFTGTESRWVAETFRKSGAESVQFLLGTATEANIRANIEGREIIHLACHGSSDASYGNFFGALAVAPGQKVGNPMDDGMLTLAEINTLNLKGCELAILSACLTNHGPQQEGEGVWALSRGFLVAGARRVVASDWVVDDAAAGSLISIFCSRLALDRKADKPLDYSKALRDAKRWTRDQEKWNRPYFWAPFVFVGPR from the coding sequence ATGAAGCTTCAGCAACTTTACCGAACGCTGGCCGTCTGCCTGATGCTGGCGTTTGCTGTTCCCTGTCTGGCTCAATCGCAGCTGGACGACGATACCTACAACGAAATCCTGGCGGCAACGCTCGCTGCCAACGACAACGGACGTTACAAGGAAGCCGAGCGTTACGCGTTGCAGCTAAAAGCCAACGACGAACGTTTCGACCCGAAGAATTTCGCCTGGCGAATCTTTCTCGGCCTGGCCATCAAAAATCAGGGCCGTTACGACGAAGCCCGGCCGCTGCTCGAATCGTATGTCGAGCTCTGCAAGAAGAACCACGGCGAAGAGATCCGCACCGTCGAAGGGCTGATGACCTTGGGCGGTTTGTATATCGAGATGGATTTGACCGACGAAGCCGCTCCCGTCTTGGAAGAAGCCGTGAAGATGGGCGTGCGCAAGCTCGGCCCCGACAACGAAACCACGCTCGACGCGCAGACCAACCTGGCGAGCGTCTATCAAAAGACAGGCGAGTGGGACCGCGCGGTCACGCTGTTTCGCGACACGATCAATCGCCAGCATCGCATCGGCAGTCGCAATCTCGAACGCATGATACCGATCTGCAATCTCACCTTGCTCTATCAATACCAAGGACGTTACGAGCAGGCCGAGTCGATCGCCCGCTACGGGCTGACCGTGGTGAAGGCCTTGGGTTTGCCCACGAAGCATCCCAAGACCATCATGCTGCTCGAACGTCTGGCCATGACCTATCAGGTTCAGCATCGCTACGAAGAAGCTCGGCCGATTTTGGAAGAGGCTCTCAAAGCCGCTGACAGTCTGCTCGGCGCTGATCATCCTGATACGGGTTCGATTTGTGCCAACCTCTCGGTGTGCTACACCGAGCTGAAAGAAACCGCGAAAGCGCGCGAGCTGCTGAAGCGAGCGATCGATATTTACTCTGGCGTCTACGGCGCCGAGCACGCCCGCTTGTGCCCCATGATTTATGCGTTGGCTTGGGATCTGGTCGACGATGGCGACTATCCCGAAGCCGAAAAAGTGGCTCGTCGCGGTTTGGCCATCGCCGAAAAGGCCAGCAACGGCGAGAAGCGTCTGGCAGCTCAATTGCGTACGCTGCTCGCCGATATTCTCTTCCTGCAAGACAAAGTGGACCAATCTGAAGCCGAGCTCAAGCGGGCCCTGAGTGACCTGACGGAACGCGGCACCGATCTGACGCGGCGTCACGATCTGATGCGAACGCAAGCTCGCATTCTGTGGAAGCGAGGCGACAAGCAGGGCGCCATTCGCGAATTGAAAGCAGCCATCGAACTGGTCGATTCTTCGCGAGCTTCGGCTGGTGGCAGCGAAGTGGAACGAGCGGCCTACTACTCGAAGTTCACGCTCACGCACGAGATTTTGCTGCAATGGCAAGCCGAGCTCGGCGATGTGCCCGAAGCCTTCAAGACCTTTGAACGCGCACGGGCTAGAACTTTTCAGGAATCGATCGATCAGGCCGGCGTCGATCTGTGGGCTGGCCGTTCGGCTGAAGACAAGGCTCGCGAACAACAGCAACAAGTCGAACTCAACAGCAAGGTTTCGAAACTGCAAACCGAATGGCTTGAGTTTCCCGCCGCCACCGACAAAGAAGAGCGCGCCGTGACCGAAGAACGGCAGCAGCTCGCGAATAATCTGCTCGACGCCCGCGACGAACTCTACAACTTCGAGCGCGACTTGCGAAACGCCAGCCAGGCTTATCGCCAGCTGATTTCGACGCAACCAAAAGTTCAGGAGCTGGCCGAAGTTCAGAAGAAATTGGTGCAGGAAAAAACGCTGCTCCTGAGCTACTTCATCGGAGAGCACAACAGCTATGTGCTGGCCGTCACTCCAACCAACGCTCGCCTGCTCGAGTTGAAAGTTTCCGCACAAGACGCCGCCGTGCTGGCGCTTAAAGTGGGACCGCTCACTCGAGATAATCTGAAGAAAGTGTTGCTTGGCGATGACAAATCGGCCGTGTTGCCGCGGATTGCCAAGAACGTGCCGCTGGGCGATGTCGAACCGAAGTTGCACAGCTTGTGGCAGGTTCTCGTGCCCGAGCAACTGCGGGCTGAGGTAACCGGCGGCGGACTCGATAAGTTGATCGTCGTTCCCGATGGCCCGCTGTCGCTGTTGCCGCTCGAAGCGTTGATCGTCGATCGCTCGGCGGGCATTGTCTACTTGCTCGACGTCGCGCCGCCGATCGAATATGGCCCGTCGGCTGCCGTGCTGATGACCCTCACTGACCGCCCGACAGTTCCGCCCAAGAAAATCTCGGTGCTGACGTTAGGCAACCCGACCTACACTCGTGCTCCTGCCAATGCTCTCGCCGAAACCGGTCGCGCTGCCGTCATCCGCAGTTCGCTGCGGCCGTTGCCTTTCACCGGCACCGAATCGCGCTGGGTCGCCGAAACCTTTCGCAAGTCGGGCGCCGAATCGGTGCAGTTCCTGCTCGGCACGGCTACGGAAGCGAACATCCGCGCCAACATCGAAGGCCGCGAGATCATTCATCTGGCCTGCCACGGATCGAGTGATGCCTCGTACGGCAACTTCTTCGGCGCACTGGCCGTCGCCCCGGGACAGAAGGTCGGCAATCCGATGGACGACGGCATGCTGACGCTCGCCGAGATCAACACGCTGAATCTGAAAGGTTGCGAGCTGGCCATCCTCAGCGCCTGCCTCACCAACCACGGCCCGCAGCAAGAAGGCGAAGGCGTGTGGGCGCTCTCGCGCGGCTTCCTGGTCGCCGGTGCTCGCCGCGTGGTCGCCAGCGACTGGGTTGTCGACGACGCCGCGGCTGGCAGCTTGATCAGCATCTTCTGCAGCCGTCTGGCCCTCGATCGCAAAGCCGACAAGCCGCTCGACTACTCCAAGGCCCTCCGCGATGCCAAACGCTGGACCCGCGATCAAGAAAAATGGAACCGCCCGTACTTCTGGGCCCCGTTCGTCTTCGTGGGCCCGCGGTAA
- a CDS encoding class I SAM-dependent methyltransferase: MSLGDFSPQADAYRQARPTYPAELVEQLIADACLPSGAAVADFGAGTGIFTQLLIDRGLQVTALEPNEQMRSQNAVPAACWTAGTFENSGLADGSQRWAVAAQAFHWADPPRALPELRRILAPGSLFTVVWNNRANRDSEILGWTEATIRRLIPEFDEAYRNRPWPTILASTGDFTFTTHRTATHTIRMSRARYLTLWRSHNRLTITAGPERFAQLLQEIESHLDQLGLAEVDVPYRCEAWSARRSD; the protein is encoded by the coding sequence ATGTCCCTCGGCGACTTCTCTCCGCAGGCCGATGCCTATCGTCAGGCCCGGCCGACCTATCCTGCCGAGCTTGTCGAACAACTAATTGCCGACGCTTGCCTGCCGTCAGGCGCTGCCGTTGCCGATTTCGGCGCGGGGACCGGCATCTTCACGCAGCTGCTGATCGACCGCGGTTTGCAGGTCACTGCGCTCGAACCCAACGAGCAGATGCGCTCGCAAAACGCCGTTCCCGCCGCGTGCTGGACGGCGGGAACCTTTGAAAACAGCGGCCTGGCCGATGGCTCGCAGCGCTGGGCTGTTGCCGCGCAAGCCTTTCATTGGGCCGATCCACCGCGGGCTCTGCCGGAGCTCCGGCGCATTCTCGCTCCCGGCAGTTTGTTCACCGTCGTCTGGAACAACCGAGCCAACCGCGACAGCGAAATCCTCGGCTGGACCGAAGCGACCATTCGCCGCCTCATTCCCGAATTCGACGAAGCCTATCGCAATCGCCCCTGGCCCACGATTCTCGCCTCGACCGGCGACTTCACCTTCACCACCCACCGCACCGCCACGCACACCATCCGCATGTCGCGCGCCCGCTACCTCACCCTCTGGCGCAGCCACAACCGGCTCACCATCACCGCCGGCCCTGAACGCTTCGCGCAGCTGCTGCAGGAAATTGAAAGCCACCTCGATCAACTTGGTTTAGCAGAGGTCGACGTGCCGTACCGCTGCGAAGCCTGGTCGGCGCGGCGAAGCGATTAG
- a CDS encoding DUF2513 domain-containing protein: MKRDMDAVRSILAMLEESDGQPDFRPLITSTFTVRHLSYHLYLIHDAGLAIGIEQSNLGGGDFPFVLLTHLTNAGHDFLEAARNDSQWNKAKEAALSSGAGLTLNILTQTLGIFAMGAVDSWLRR, translated from the coding sequence ATGAAACGGGACATGGATGCCGTCCGTTCGATCCTGGCCATGCTCGAAGAGAGCGATGGCCAACCCGATTTTCGGCCGCTCATCACCAGCACGTTTACCGTGCGGCATTTGAGTTATCACCTCTATCTGATTCACGACGCCGGCCTGGCCATCGGCATCGAGCAGAGCAATCTTGGTGGCGGCGACTTCCCCTTTGTACTGCTCACGCATCTGACCAACGCCGGCCACGACTTTCTCGAAGCGGCCCGCAACGACAGCCAATGGAACAAAGCCAAAGAAGCCGCCCTCAGCAGCGGCGCCGGCCTGACGCTGAATATCCTTACGCAAACGCTGGGGATCTTTGCGATGGGAGCGGTGGATAGTTGGCTGCGGCGGTAA